DNA from Leptospiraceae bacterium:
AGAAAAAAAACAAAATCAAAAAACCAAGAAACTCAAACACAATCGAAAAAAGGATTCCGATAAACTGCACGGGATGAAGATGAACTTTATTTTCTTTTTCTTTAAGATTCTCGTTTTGCATGTTGGATGTTAACTTAAACCATCGATATTTTTTGTAGGATCAGTTTTGCAAGTTAATTTTCTTTATGAAAATTACAAAAAACTATGAGAGTTTTATATGAATGATTTTATTTTAAGCCCACTTCCAAAAGATTTCTTGGAAGATCAAAAAGAAGTCCTTTTTGCACGAAAACCTTATCTTAGAGTTCTCTTACCCCAATGGGAAAAACAAAAAAACAATCTTTCTTTCCACAAAGCTGAGCTAAAAGGTTATTATCTTTTATATAAAAATGTTCCCCTTTCCTCTACCAAGAATCCCATTCAAGAAATGGAAAGACTATCAAAACAACTTTTAAAGTTCCAAGAAAATCGGATTTGGTTTTTTCTGGGACTGGGAAACTTATATTTTTTTGACTACTTGTTAAAACATCGAAATCCCAACCAAATCACCATCATCATTGAACAAAACGAAGAAATTTTAGGTTTTTATTGGAATTATAGTTTGGGGTTTCATGAGTATTTGCTGAGTCCGAATTGTCATGTCATCACCGAAAAGAACCTCCAACTTCTTTGGGAGTATTTATATCAATTATCACCGGAGAAAATACGGGGATTTCGGTTTTTTCAGCACCTTCCGTCAGTAAATCTCAATCGTTTGTTTTATCAAAACATCATGCAGAAAACTTCAGTTTTACTTAAAAGCCAGTTATCGAGTTTACTTACGACTTTCGAGTTCGAAAACCTTTGGTTTCAAAATATCCTCAACAATGCCATGTATCTTTCCCGAGAACAAAAACACAATCGCTTAATTTTTTACAAAAATGCTCTGCCATTTCCTTTTGTGATCATTGGAGCGGGTCCTTCCCTCAAAGAAAGTAAATCCGTCTTAGAATCCCTCCAAAATAAAGCCATACTACTGGCAACAGATGCTTCTTTGAAGCCACTTCATCAGATGGGCATCCAACCTGATTTTGTGGTTCTTTTGGATGGGCAAATCCACACTTATTTTCACTTTCGGGGTCTGAAGCTCGATGATACTTTGATTATTGCTGACCTCGTGGTTCATCCTTTTCTTTTAAGAAAACTTCGTCCTCTGGGATGGATTTTTTCTTCTACGATTCAATATGCGTTTCAGCCTGATGGAAAACCGATTTCTTTCAAAACCAAAGGAATTCAATTCGTTGAATCTCTTTTATCCGAGGAGGTGGGAAGCATCCAATCAGGAGGTTCGGTTTCTACGAATGCTTTTGAAATTGCTCGATTTTTTGGTTCAAAAACCATCTTTTTGATTGGACAGGATTTAGCATGGACCAATAGACAACTTCACTGCGTAGGAACCCATCACTACGAAAAATGGCAAATCCTCATCCATCGCACTCACACATTAGAACACCAAAACGAAATTCTCTTTCAAAAACGAATCAAAACAAAGGTCCCCGGAATTAGTACCCCACAAACCTACGGAGATGTGGTGATGGATTTATACCGACTTTGGTTCGAAGAAACTGCCGTAGAATTACAAAACCAAGTTCAAATTTTCAACCTCACGAAAAGAGGATCAAAGATTCAAAACATTCCCATGTTAACAGAAAAAGAATTGAAAAACTTCCCCGAAATTGACAAATCAAAAGTAAAAGAGATTTATAAATTTTTTAAAAAAAATCCCATAAAGCCCAAACTTCATCCAGAGATAGAAATTTTAGCAAAAGAAATCCATGACCTATTAAAACCCTACAAACCTTCAATGAGTCTTGATCAACAAAAAGAATTCTATCAGAGGTTTCAAGAATTAGCAAAAAACTATCAAGATTTAGAAGTGTTTACCCACAAAGTGGAAACCTACATCCAACGAAATCAAAAAAAACTCACAGACGAAAAGATCACCAAGCTGCGATATGAAAACCTACACAAAAATCTTCGTAAATTCCTTCAATCTTTGATGATTTTTAGTGTTTCTCGAATCCAGTCTGAGGCGGTTTGAGGAAGCTCCTTTCTTGCTTGGATTTTTCGGATTGCCTCTTGGATTTGTTTTTCTTTGTAGCCCAAGTTTTTTAATCCCGAAATCACATCTTCCAAAGGAACAGAGATGGGTTTTGAGCCATCACGAAGTTTTTGAAAGACGGCTTTTTTTCGGTTGACCTCGAAAATCAGAGACTCAGCAATCGAAATTCCAA
Protein-coding regions in this window:
- a CDS encoding DUF115 domain-containing protein; amino-acid sequence: MNDFILSPLPKDFLEDQKEVLFARKPYLRVLLPQWEKQKNNLSFHKAELKGYYLLYKNVPLSSTKNPIQEMERLSKQLLKFQENRIWFFLGLGNLYFFDYLLKHRNPNQITIIIEQNEEILGFYWNYSLGFHEYLLSPNCHVITEKNLQLLWEYLYQLSPEKIRGFRFFQHLPSVNLNRLFYQNIMQKTSVLLKSQLSSLLTTFEFENLWFQNILNNAMYLSREQKHNRLIFYKNALPFPFVIIGAGPSLKESKSVLESLQNKAILLATDASLKPLHQMGIQPDFVVLLDGQIHTYFHFRGLKLDDTLIIADLVVHPFLLRKLRPLGWIFSSTIQYAFQPDGKPISFKTKGIQFVESLLSEEVGSIQSGGSVSTNAFEIARFFGSKTIFLIGQDLAWTNRQLHCVGTHHYEKWQILIHRTHTLEHQNEILFQKRIKTKVPGISTPQTYGDVVMDLYRLWFEETAVELQNQVQIFNLTKRGSKIQNIPMLTEKELKNFPEIDKSKVKEIYKFFKKNPIKPKLHPEIEILAKEIHDLLKPYKPSMSLDQQKEFYQRFQELAKNYQDLEVFTHKVETYIQRNQKKLTDEKITKLRYENLHKNLRKFLQSLMIFSVSRIQSEAV